A part of Nocardioides sp. WS12 genomic DNA contains:
- a CDS encoding fumarylacetoacetate hydrolase family protein codes for MTTPTAVEAAVARLADAQKTRVPCAAVRDLIGTDDLPTAYAVQQGLVQARLAGGVTVVGRKIGATSEAVQRQLGVDQPDFGYLLSDMDVSYGVDGRPISMSTLVQPRVEAEVAFILAADINPASEDEITLDLVRAAVDVAIPALEIVDSRIENWDIGFTDTVADNASSGLYVVGNEGRRLEEFEPRDVVMSLTINGEERSAGTGAACLGDPLEALRWLAVQAYRFGDPLRAGHLILSGALGPFVPFAPGDRVSASISGFAPLTVEFEE; via the coding sequence GTGACTACTCCCACTGCCGTCGAGGCCGCCGTGGCCCGCCTGGCGGATGCCCAGAAAACGCGGGTGCCCTGTGCGGCCGTTCGCGACCTGATCGGCACCGATGACCTCCCGACGGCGTACGCCGTCCAGCAGGGTCTGGTGCAGGCCCGGCTCGCCGGTGGCGTGACCGTCGTGGGCCGCAAGATCGGCGCGACCTCCGAGGCCGTTCAGCGCCAGCTCGGCGTGGACCAGCCCGACTTCGGCTACCTGCTCAGCGACATGGACGTCAGCTACGGCGTCGACGGCCGCCCGATTTCCATGAGCACGCTCGTCCAGCCGCGGGTGGAGGCGGAGGTCGCCTTCATCCTGGCCGCCGACATCAACCCTGCCAGCGAGGACGAGATCACCCTCGACCTGGTGCGCGCCGCCGTCGACGTGGCCATCCCGGCCCTGGAGATCGTCGACTCCCGGATCGAGAACTGGGACATCGGCTTCACCGACACCGTGGCCGACAACGCGTCCAGCGGTCTCTACGTCGTCGGGAATGAAGGCCGTCGCCTCGAGGAGTTCGAGCCGCGTGACGTCGTCATGTCGCTCACCATCAACGGCGAGGAACGCTCTGCGGGCACCGGTGCCGCCTGCCTGGGCGACCCGCTCGAGGCCCTGCGCTGGCTCGCCGTCCAGGCGTACCGCTTCGGAGACCCGCTGCGCGCCGGCCACCTGATCCTGTCCGGGGCCCTGGGCCCCTTCGTGCCGTTCGCCCCGGGTGACCGGGTGTCGGCATCCATCAGCGGCTTCGCGCCCCTGACTGTTGAGTTCGAGGAGTAG
- the kstD gene encoding 3-oxosteroid 1-dehydrogenase, protein MTGSHSAATSDVLPTEVDVVVVGAGGAGMSAALRAGRHGLDTILIEKSAYFGGSTARSGGGVWIPGNYALKAAGQDDPDDLDRSKTYLDSIVGDTVPKIRRDTYIDRGPEVMDFIKEQTPVRFRWVPEYADYLPEQPGGRPRGRSVEPVPMDARFLGDELRRLHPAYTKAPANLIVTQADYRKINLGLRSIKGPLTMFRVMLMRLLAIATGKKMFAMGNAIAIGLRKGLTDAGVPVAYETALQDLLVENGRVVGVVVEVATGSTTERREIRARRGVILGSGGFEHNQELREKFLPQPTTTDWSTGAKSNTGGGLLAGMTAGAATDLLDDAWWGPTIPLPGRAWFCLAERNLPGSIIVNSAGKRYMNEALPYVEATHEIYKGEATGVPHVPSYMVFDQTYRNRYLFAGVPGRQPFPGRWYKDKIVARADSLAELAELVGVPADTLGSTVERFNGFARTGVDEDFHRGESAYDKYYSDPKVKPNCSLAPIEKGPFYAVKIVPGDLGTKGGLVTDEHARVLREDGSVIGGLYAAGNVSSAVMGNTYPGPGGTIGPALVFGYLAVEDIVSTDSTIGSD, encoded by the coding sequence ATGACGGGATCCCACTCAGCCGCCACGAGCGACGTCCTGCCGACCGAGGTCGACGTTGTCGTCGTAGGCGCCGGTGGCGCGGGCATGAGCGCAGCACTGCGCGCCGGCCGCCACGGCCTTGACACGATTCTCATCGAGAAGAGCGCCTACTTCGGTGGCTCCACGGCCCGCAGCGGCGGAGGTGTCTGGATTCCGGGCAACTACGCGCTCAAGGCCGCCGGGCAGGACGATCCCGATGACCTCGACAGGTCCAAGACCTACCTCGACTCGATCGTCGGAGACACCGTCCCGAAGATCCGCCGCGACACGTACATCGACCGCGGCCCCGAGGTCATGGACTTCATCAAGGAGCAGACCCCCGTCCGCTTCCGCTGGGTCCCGGAGTACGCCGACTACCTGCCCGAGCAGCCCGGAGGCCGCCCGCGCGGCCGCAGCGTCGAGCCGGTGCCCATGGACGCACGCTTCCTCGGCGACGAACTCCGTCGCCTGCACCCGGCGTACACGAAGGCGCCCGCGAACCTGATCGTCACCCAGGCCGACTACCGCAAGATCAACCTCGGCCTGCGCTCGATCAAGGGTCCGCTCACGATGTTCCGGGTCATGCTGATGCGACTGCTGGCGATCGCCACCGGCAAGAAGATGTTCGCGATGGGCAACGCCATCGCGATCGGCCTGCGCAAGGGCCTCACCGACGCGGGCGTGCCCGTCGCCTACGAGACCGCGCTGCAGGACCTCCTGGTCGAGAACGGTCGCGTGGTCGGCGTCGTCGTCGAGGTCGCGACAGGATCGACCACCGAAAGGCGCGAGATCCGGGCCCGGCGCGGCGTGATCCTCGGCTCCGGCGGGTTCGAGCACAACCAGGAACTCCGTGAGAAGTTCCTCCCCCAGCCGACCACCACGGACTGGTCGACCGGAGCCAAGTCCAACACCGGTGGCGGCCTGTTGGCCGGCATGACCGCCGGCGCGGCCACCGACCTGCTCGACGACGCCTGGTGGGGACCGACCATCCCGCTCCCGGGGCGCGCGTGGTTCTGCCTCGCCGAGCGCAACCTGCCCGGATCGATCATCGTGAACTCCGCTGGCAAGCGGTACATGAACGAAGCACTCCCCTACGTCGAGGCCACGCACGAGATCTACAAGGGCGAGGCCACCGGCGTCCCGCACGTGCCGTCCTACATGGTCTTCGACCAGACCTACCGCAACCGGTACCTCTTCGCCGGTGTGCCCGGACGGCAGCCGTTCCCCGGCCGTTGGTACAAGGACAAGATCGTCGCTCGCGCCGACTCGCTCGCCGAACTGGCCGAACTGGTCGGCGTCCCGGCGGACACGCTGGGCTCAACCGTCGAGCGCTTCAACGGCTTCGCCCGCACCGGCGTCGACGAGGACTTCCACCGCGGCGAGAGCGCGTACGACAAGTACTACTCCGACCCGAAGGTGAAGCCGAACTGCTCACTCGCCCCGATCGAGAAGGGCCCGTTCTACGCGGTCAAGATCGTCCCGGGCGACCTCGGCACCAAGGGCGGTCTGGTCACCGACGAGCACGCCCGCGTGCTGCGTGAGGACGGCTCGGTCATCGGTGGCCTGTACGCCGCCGGCAACGTCTCGTCTGCCGTCATGGGCAACACCTACCCGGGCCCGGGCGGCACCATCGGTCCCGCCCTCGTGTTCGGCTATCTCGCCGTCGAAGACATCGTCTCGACAGACTCGACCATCGGGAGCGACTGA
- a CDS encoding MaoC/PaaZ C-terminal domain-containing protein, which produces MPIDPSVAIGADLGARTFSWTESDVLLYHLGIGAGTRAGDNLAPAALRYTLDNAALQVLPSFGVVAPTFHETDPPPLDLPGCDINLAQVVHGSQSISVSGPLPTSGTATIRTTLTDIWDKGKAAVIWQEAVATSDAGEELWRVRSSIFVKGEGGWGGDRGTSEPVVVPERAPDHVSSYTVTPQQALLYRLCGDRNPLHADPDFAKAAGFPAPILHGLCSYGIVLRELTDGLLGGDAAAVAGFTARFAGVVFPGEAIKVTGWREGDRIVATGAIDGGDRNGSPVLADCVVDTTG; this is translated from the coding sequence ATGCCCATCGACCCGTCCGTCGCGATCGGAGCCGACCTCGGCGCCCGCACGTTCTCCTGGACCGAGTCCGACGTCCTGCTGTACCACCTCGGCATCGGCGCCGGCACCCGCGCGGGCGACAACCTCGCACCCGCTGCACTCCGCTACACACTCGACAACGCGGCGCTCCAGGTGCTGCCGTCGTTCGGCGTCGTCGCACCGACCTTCCACGAGACCGACCCGCCGCCGCTGGACCTCCCGGGGTGCGACATCAACCTGGCCCAGGTCGTCCACGGCTCCCAGTCGATCTCCGTGTCCGGGCCGCTGCCGACCTCGGGTACGGCGACGATCCGCACCACGCTCACCGACATCTGGGACAAGGGCAAGGCCGCAGTCATCTGGCAGGAGGCCGTTGCGACGTCCGACGCCGGTGAGGAACTGTGGCGCGTCCGCTCGTCGATCTTCGTCAAGGGCGAGGGTGGCTGGGGCGGCGACCGTGGCACGAGTGAGCCCGTCGTGGTGCCCGAGCGTGCACCCGACCACGTGTCGTCGTACACGGTGACACCGCAGCAGGCCCTGCTCTACCGCCTCTGCGGCGACCGCAACCCGCTGCACGCCGACCCGGACTTCGCGAAGGCGGCCGGATTCCCCGCACCGATCCTGCACGGCCTGTGCTCCTACGGCATCGTGCTGCGCGAGCTCACCGACGGCCTGCTCGGTGGCGACGCCGCCGCCGTGGCCGGCTTCACGGCCCGGTTCGCCGGCGTCGTGTTCCCCGGCGAGGCCATCAAGGTCACCGGTTGGCGCGAGGGCGACCGGATCGTCGCCACCGGTGCGATCGACGGCGGGGACCGCAACGGCTCCCCCGTGCTCGCTGACTGCGTGGTCGACACCACCGGTTGA
- a CDS encoding OsmC family peroxiredoxin has translation MPIRTARTAWNGGLMDGSGQVELTSSGVGTYDVSFPKRAADEADGTTSPEELVGAAHSACFAMSLSKAIADAGGTPIALDVTADVTLGPDPAGGFRITLIKLTVRGEAEGLDNDGFVAAAEKAKAGCIISKALAGVDSIILDAALES, from the coding sequence ATGCCGATTCGCACCGCACGCACCGCCTGGAACGGCGGACTCATGGATGGTTCCGGACAGGTCGAGCTGACCTCGTCCGGTGTCGGCACCTACGACGTGTCGTTCCCGAAGCGCGCCGCCGACGAGGCCGACGGTACGACGAGCCCCGAGGAACTCGTGGGCGCGGCCCACTCCGCGTGCTTCGCCATGTCGCTGTCGAAGGCGATCGCGGACGCCGGCGGCACTCCGATCGCGCTGGACGTCACCGCCGACGTGACGCTCGGTCCCGACCCGGCCGGAGGCTTCCGGATCACCCTCATCAAGCTGACCGTCCGCGGTGAAGCTGAAGGTCTCGACAACGACGGCTTCGTCGCAGCAGCGGAGAAGGCGAAGGCCGGTTGCATCATCAGCAAGGCGCTCGCCGGCGTCGACAGCATCATCCTGGACGCGGCGCTGGAGAGCTGA
- a CDS encoding MOSC domain-containing protein — protein MELPPVVESIHLAKATRLPMQAKATVEVEAGKGIVGDRYHGTRHRHVTVQSRESLNEAAAVYGREVPSHLTRRNLTVSHGIIPRDPGSLLRIGDVLLEAVRVAAPCKLLDDTIGAGAQEALRRRAGTVFRVLEGGTISVGDAVVGVSSPAPRPG, from the coding sequence GTGGAGTTGCCGCCCGTTGTCGAGTCCATCCACCTCGCCAAGGCGACGCGGCTGCCCATGCAGGCGAAGGCCACCGTCGAAGTGGAGGCCGGCAAGGGCATCGTGGGCGATCGGTACCACGGCACGCGGCACCGTCACGTCACCGTGCAGAGCCGGGAGTCGCTCAACGAGGCCGCCGCGGTCTACGGGCGTGAGGTGCCCTCGCACCTGACCCGACGGAACCTCACCGTCAGCCACGGCATCATCCCGCGGGACCCCGGCTCGCTGCTGAGGATCGGCGACGTACTGCTGGAAGCCGTACGGGTCGCCGCACCGTGCAAGCTGCTTGACGACACGATCGGCGCCGGCGCCCAAGAGGCGCTGCGCCGTCGTGCCGGCACCGTGTTCCGGGTGCTCGAGGGCGGGACGATCAGCGTCGGGGACGCTGTCGTCGGAGTCAGCTCTCCAGCGCCGCGTCCAGGATGA
- the rpe gene encoding ribulose-phosphate 3-epimerase: MGHIQITPSILNSDFAKLGEEVARIPGADWVHVDVMDNHFVPNLTFGPTMVEALARASSVPLDAHLMIDDADRNALAYVEAGCGSVTFHVEAAKAPVRLAREIRKAGARASMALKPATPIEPYEDMLAELDMLLIMTVEPGFGGQKFLDMCLPKIRRARALMDKHGVETWLQVDGGVSLETIERCAEAGADVFVAGSAVYSAEDPDKMIASLREAAAAVQAK, encoded by the coding sequence GTGGGCCACATCCAGATCACGCCGTCGATCCTCAACTCCGACTTCGCGAAGCTCGGGGAGGAAGTCGCACGGATCCCCGGCGCCGACTGGGTGCATGTCGACGTGATGGACAACCACTTCGTGCCGAACCTGACCTTCGGTCCGACGATGGTCGAGGCGCTGGCCCGGGCCAGCTCGGTGCCCCTGGACGCGCACCTGATGATCGACGACGCGGATCGCAACGCCCTCGCCTATGTGGAGGCCGGTTGTGGCTCGGTCACCTTCCACGTCGAGGCTGCCAAGGCTCCGGTGCGACTGGCGCGGGAGATCCGCAAGGCGGGTGCCCGAGCGAGCATGGCCCTCAAGCCTGCCACGCCGATCGAGCCCTACGAGGACATGCTCGCCGAGCTCGACATGCTGCTGATCATGACCGTGGAGCCCGGCTTCGGCGGCCAGAAGTTCCTCGACATGTGCCTGCCCAAGATTCGCCGGGCCCGCGCCCTGATGGACAAGCACGGCGTCGAGACCTGGCTGCAGGTCGACGGTGGCGTCTCCCTGGAGACCATCGAGCGCTGCGCCGAAGCAGGGGCCGACGTGTTCGTCGCCGGCTCGGCGGTCTATTCCGCCGAGGACCCGGACAAGATGATCGCGTCCTTGCGCGAGGCGGCTGCCGCCGTACAGGCGAAGTAG
- a CDS encoding SigE family RNA polymerase sigma factor yields the protein MTARPRRGAADRSADERDDAAFAAFVAARLPHLLKLGRALTGDDQRGADLVQDALERTLLRWKRVDDPEAFVRRAMVNRSVSVWRKVRRERPLTDRGDGGPSAADRPFDHELLAAVRRLPPRQRAVIALRYYEDLTEAQTAEVLGCSVGTVKSQAHRAMAALRVQLPTFADREELS from the coding sequence ATGACAGCGCGGCCCCGGAGGGGCGCGGCCGACCGCTCCGCGGACGAACGGGACGACGCCGCGTTCGCGGCCTTCGTCGCGGCCCGACTCCCCCACCTGCTCAAGCTCGGCCGGGCACTGACCGGCGACGACCAGCGCGGAGCAGACCTCGTGCAGGACGCCCTCGAACGCACGCTGCTCCGTTGGAAGCGGGTCGATGACCCTGAGGCGTTCGTACGACGCGCGATGGTCAACCGCAGCGTGTCGGTCTGGCGCAAGGTACGCCGGGAACGCCCCTTGACCGACCGGGGCGATGGTGGACCGTCCGCTGCGGACCGGCCCTTCGATCACGAACTCCTCGCCGCCGTACGACGGCTGCCACCGCGGCAGCGGGCCGTGATCGCGCTGCGGTACTACGAGGACCTCACCGAGGCCCAGACCGCCGAAGTGCTCGGGTGCTCGGTCGGGACGGTCAAGAGCCAGGCCCACCGCGCGATGGCCGCGCTCCGTGTCCAGTTGCCCACCTTCGCCGACCGGGAGGAGTTGTCATGA
- a CDS encoding aminotransferase class V-fold PLP-dependent enzyme → MTLDATALDAADPLATLRDLFVGADTSLVYLDGNSLGRPLRATADRIGAFVAEEWGGRLIRGWDERWFDLPLVLGDRLAAVALGAAPGQTAVGDSTTVLLYKLVRAAVAAHPGRSEIVVDRDNFPTDRYIVEGVAHECGLTVRWLDVDPDGGVTLDGLAAVLGPQTALVVVSHVAYKSGWMADIEALTRLTHDAGAWILVDLCHSSGVVPVELDEWQVDLAVGCTYKYLNGGPGSPAFGYVAQRHLTADAFVQPIQGWMGAADPFTMGPTYAPATGIRRLISGTPPIIGMLGLEDMVDLLEVVGIPALRDKSVALTEYAAALIDRDLPDVRFASPRDPAQRGGHVTIAHPQMRAVTAELWAEDVLPDFREPDGLRLGLSPLSTSFAEVEAGISAIAAALRR, encoded by the coding sequence GTGACACTCGACGCGACCGCGCTGGACGCGGCCGACCCATTGGCCACGCTCCGCGATCTCTTTGTCGGTGCCGACACGTCGCTGGTCTACCTGGACGGCAACTCCCTCGGCCGGCCGCTACGTGCGACCGCCGACCGGATCGGTGCGTTCGTCGCGGAGGAGTGGGGCGGACGACTGATCCGTGGCTGGGACGAGCGCTGGTTCGACCTGCCCCTCGTGCTCGGCGACCGGCTTGCTGCGGTGGCCCTGGGCGCGGCACCGGGCCAGACCGCTGTCGGGGACTCGACCACCGTGCTGCTCTACAAACTGGTCCGCGCTGCTGTGGCGGCGCATCCGGGCCGGAGCGAGATCGTCGTCGACCGCGACAACTTCCCGACGGATCGGTACATCGTCGAGGGCGTCGCTCACGAATGCGGGCTCACCGTGCGCTGGCTCGACGTCGACCCGGACGGCGGTGTCACACTGGACGGGCTGGCAGCGGTTCTTGGTCCGCAGACCGCGCTGGTCGTGGTCAGCCACGTCGCCTACAAGTCCGGCTGGATGGCGGACATCGAAGCGCTGACCCGGCTCACCCACGACGCGGGCGCGTGGATCCTGGTCGACCTCTGCCACTCCTCGGGCGTCGTACCGGTGGAACTCGATGAGTGGCAGGTCGACCTGGCCGTCGGCTGTACCTACAAGTACCTCAACGGGGGACCTGGCTCGCCGGCCTTCGGCTACGTCGCGCAGCGGCACCTGACGGCCGATGCCTTCGTGCAACCGATCCAGGGCTGGATGGGGGCCGCCGACCCCTTCACGATGGGGCCGACCTACGCGCCGGCCACCGGTATCCGACGCCTGATCAGCGGAACGCCGCCCATCATCGGAATGCTCGGGCTGGAAGACATGGTCGACCTGCTGGAGGTTGTCGGCATCCCGGCCCTCCGCGACAAGTCGGTTGCGCTGACGGAGTACGCCGCCGCCCTGATCGACCGCGACCTGCCCGATGTCCGTTTCGCGTCACCGAGGGATCCCGCACAACGCGGCGGGCACGTGACGATCGCCCACCCGCAGATGCGTGCGGTCACAGCGGAGTTGTGGGCCGAGGACGTGCTGCCCGACTTCCGGGAGCCCGACGGCCTGCGCCTGGGCTTGTCGCCGCTCTCGACGTCCTTCGCGGAGGTCGAGGCCGGGATCAGTGCGATCGCGGCGGCGCTCAGGCGCTGA
- the ligD gene encoding non-homologous end-joining DNA ligase: MASPAIEIEVESRVVRVSNPERVYFPEIGATKLDLVEYYLSVGEGIVNALRERPCMLHRFPKGLAGEKVHQKRLPAGAPPWVETVELFFPRWKRTADELCVTELASVIWAVQMSTVEFHPWNSRRGAVEQPDEWRIDLDPGPESSYDTIRKVAHIAHEVLDELGAVGYPKTSGSKGLHIYVRIRPDHEHKAVRRAALAFAREVERRAPDLVTTTWWTKDRDPAAVFVDYNQNARDHTIAAAYSVRGLPDARVSTPIRWDEIDDADPKDFTILTVPKRFAEIGDLHHDIDDHVFDIAPLLEWADRDEADGKPVPDEETT; the protein is encoded by the coding sequence ATGGCGTCCCCGGCGATCGAGATCGAGGTCGAGAGCCGCGTCGTGCGGGTGAGCAATCCGGAGCGCGTGTACTTCCCGGAGATCGGTGCCACCAAGCTGGACCTGGTCGAGTACTACCTCTCCGTTGGCGAGGGCATCGTCAACGCCCTGCGCGAACGGCCCTGCATGCTGCACCGCTTTCCCAAGGGATTGGCGGGGGAGAAGGTGCATCAGAAACGGCTTCCCGCTGGTGCGCCGCCGTGGGTGGAGACGGTCGAACTGTTCTTCCCGCGCTGGAAGCGGACGGCCGACGAGTTGTGCGTGACCGAACTGGCGTCGGTGATCTGGGCGGTGCAGATGTCGACCGTCGAGTTCCATCCGTGGAACAGCCGTCGCGGTGCGGTCGAACAGCCGGACGAATGGCGGATCGATCTCGACCCCGGTCCCGAGTCGTCGTACGACACCATCCGGAAGGTGGCCCACATCGCCCACGAGGTCCTCGACGAACTCGGTGCCGTCGGCTACCCGAAGACCAGTGGCAGCAAGGGTCTGCACATCTATGTGCGGATCCGTCCCGACCACGAGCACAAGGCGGTACGACGGGCGGCGCTCGCCTTCGCGCGCGAGGTCGAACGGCGGGCGCCCGATCTGGTGACCACGACGTGGTGGACGAAGGACCGCGACCCGGCAGCGGTGTTCGTCGACTACAACCAGAACGCCAGAGATCACACGATCGCGGCCGCCTACTCGGTCCGCGGCCTGCCCGATGCGCGGGTATCGACGCCGATCCGGTGGGACGAGATCGATGACGCCGACCCGAAGGACTTCACGATCCTCACCGTGCCGAAGCGCTTCGCCGAGATCGGCGACCTGCACCATGACATCGACGACCACGTCTTCGACATTGCACCGTTGCTGGAGTGGGCAGATCGGGACGAGGCGGACGGCAAGCCCGTCCCGGACGAGGAGACGACGTGA
- a CDS encoding barstar family protein, which produces MTSWDRAVAVEHPVDFRLALNGPVTLFWRESILEDTVQWLRQHGYRVVEIDVSSTTSKVELLVEIGRRLEFPNYFGRSLEAFNDCMGDVASGEYGWDRSDAGLVLVLKHFRKFALLEPSVAHSILDTFTAQARYGMLFGNRLLCLVQTADPRQRFEGVGAERIIWNDAEAMDSSRG; this is translated from the coding sequence ATGACGAGTTGGGACCGTGCCGTTGCGGTCGAGCATCCGGTTGACTTCAGATTGGCTCTCAACGGTCCCGTGACGCTCTTTTGGCGGGAGTCGATCCTCGAAGACACCGTTCAGTGGCTCAGGCAACACGGCTACCGAGTGGTGGAGATCGACGTATCCAGCACTACCAGCAAGGTGGAACTCCTCGTCGAGATCGGTAGGCGTCTTGAGTTTCCAAACTACTTCGGACGCAGCCTGGAGGCCTTCAACGACTGCATGGGCGATGTGGCCAGTGGCGAGTACGGATGGGATCGCTCTGACGCTGGACTTGTCCTAGTACTCAAGCACTTCCGTAAGTTTGCACTTCTGGAACCCAGCGTCGCGCACAGCATTCTCGACACGTTCACCGCGCAAGCGCGGTACGGGATGCTGTTCGGCAACCGACTACTTTGCCTCGTCCAAACAGCCGATCCTCGACAGAGATTCGAAGGGGTAGGCGCCGAGCGAATCATTTGGAATGACGCCGAGGCCATGGACTCCTCTCGCGGTTGA
- a CDS encoding HNH endonuclease signature motif containing protein, with product MAIGCEQGELVEMSPAAVLAFAEAEHAKRQKAERNLLKAAYQWAVLHNPDRLPPTDKRGRERAKPAGGAGTPLITEYAAAAFGARIQTSPFGAKKLIADAVDIVLRLPRIQGLIDTGEASSRHARHVAEATRELSESEAAWVDGEVAESCDGRLSWARFEALVEGKVAAAAPELARLKEEAAAREVFARMSRVSKHGMATYTVHGDAMTIAGINAAANAVADSEDLKESMPGATANERRVAAVARLMNPAAHLDPAVGPVKVRVKVYLHLYGDSPIARMEGHGPVTTDWVRHRLGIDGNVRVTRVADLNNQVPVDAYEIPARMREAVRLIHPGDVFPFAANTGRRLDLDHAIPYSEGGETAVGNLGPLTRTHHRIKTHAGWEVRQPFPGIVVWRDPYGAHYLVDATGTRRVTGTPGGQSLTPAELHFTQTLVNYLAA from the coding sequence ATGGCAATCGGGTGCGAGCAGGGCGAGCTGGTGGAGATGTCGCCTGCTGCTGTTCTGGCGTTCGCCGAGGCTGAGCATGCCAAGCGCCAGAAGGCTGAGCGGAACCTGTTGAAGGCCGCCTACCAGTGGGCTGTCCTGCACAACCCGGACCGGTTGCCACCGACGGACAAGCGTGGTCGGGAACGGGCCAAGCCGGCCGGTGGGGCGGGGACGCCGTTGATCACTGAGTACGCCGCTGCGGCGTTCGGTGCCCGGATCCAGACCTCGCCGTTCGGTGCGAAGAAGTTGATCGCGGACGCGGTCGACATCGTGCTGCGGTTGCCGCGGATCCAGGGGCTGATCGACACGGGTGAGGCCAGCAGCCGCCACGCCCGCCACGTCGCTGAGGCGACCCGTGAGTTGTCGGAGTCTGAGGCGGCGTGGGTCGATGGCGAGGTTGCCGAGTCCTGTGATGGGCGCCTGTCGTGGGCCCGGTTCGAGGCGTTGGTGGAGGGCAAGGTCGCTGCCGCGGCACCTGAGCTGGCGCGGTTGAAGGAAGAAGCCGCTGCGCGTGAGGTGTTCGCGCGGATGTCGCGGGTCAGCAAGCACGGCATGGCCACCTACACGGTCCACGGTGATGCGATGACGATCGCCGGGATCAACGCCGCCGCGAACGCGGTCGCCGACTCCGAGGACCTGAAGGAGTCGATGCCTGGCGCGACGGCCAACGAGCGTCGCGTCGCCGCGGTCGCTCGGCTGATGAACCCGGCTGCCCACCTCGACCCCGCCGTTGGTCCGGTCAAGGTCAGGGTGAAGGTCTACCTGCACCTGTACGGCGATTCGCCCATCGCGCGGATGGAGGGCCACGGGCCGGTCACTACCGACTGGGTGCGGCACCGACTTGGCATCGACGGAAACGTGCGGGTGACGCGGGTGGCGGATCTGAACAACCAGGTCCCGGTCGATGCCTACGAGATCCCGGCCCGGATGCGTGAAGCGGTGCGGTTGATCCATCCCGGCGACGTGTTCCCGTTCGCGGCGAACACCGGTCGGCGGCTGGACCTGGACCACGCGATCCCGTACTCCGAGGGCGGGGAGACCGCCGTGGGGAATCTGGGCCCGCTCACGAGAACCCATCACCGGATCAAGACCCATGCGGGTTGGGAAGTACGACAACCCTTCCCCGGGATCGTCGTGTGGCGAGATCCCTACGGGGCGCACTACCTGGTCGATGCGACCGGCACACGGAGAGTCACCGGCACCCCCGGCGGCCAGTCCCTCACGCCCGCAGAGCTCCACTTCACCCAGACACTCGTCAACTACCTCGCCGCCTGA
- a CDS encoding AAA family ATPase: MDFDQPPVVRVTAERGGLDPRAWPMTVPAVAQVVRKGLDLPKGVTFLVGENGSGKSTLVEGIAVAYGLSPEGGSGQSRHSTRPTESPLHTALVLKRGLGSGRWGFFLRAETMHGWYTYLEKNPRSPTAPEQDSRFHELSHGESFLEVLRTRFDSPGFYCLDEPEAALSFSSTLSLIAVLHDLVQAGGQVLCATHSPVLASMPGATILEVGDWGLRPARWEDLDLVQHWRRYLDDPQRYLRHVLD, from the coding sequence GTGGACTTCGACCAGCCGCCCGTCGTGCGCGTCACCGCCGAGCGTGGCGGTCTCGATCCGCGCGCGTGGCCGATGACCGTTCCAGCGGTGGCGCAGGTGGTGCGCAAGGGCCTCGACCTGCCCAAGGGCGTGACGTTCCTCGTCGGCGAGAACGGCTCCGGGAAGTCGACGCTGGTCGAGGGCATCGCCGTTGCCTACGGCTTGTCGCCCGAAGGTGGGAGCGGGCAGAGTCGACACTCGACCCGCCCCACCGAATCCCCGCTGCACACGGCCCTGGTCCTGAAACGCGGCCTCGGCTCTGGCCGATGGGGCTTCTTCCTCCGCGCCGAGACCATGCACGGCTGGTACACGTACCTCGAGAAGAACCCGCGCAGCCCCACCGCCCCGGAGCAGGATTCCCGGTTCCACGAGCTCAGTCACGGCGAGTCATTCCTCGAGGTGCTCCGGACCCGGTTCGACTCACCCGGCTTCTACTGCCTGGACGAACCCGAGGCCGCGCTGTCCTTCTCGTCGACCCTGAGCTTGATCGCCGTCCTGCACGACCTCGTCCAGGCCGGCGGTCAGGTGCTCTGTGCCACCCATTCGCCGGTGCTCGCCTCGATGCCGGGCGCGACCATCCTCGAGGTGGGTGACTGGGGGCTGCGGCCGGCCCGTTGGGAAGACCTCGACCTGGTCCAGCACTGGCGCCGCTACCTCGACGACCCGCAGCGCTACTTGCGCCACGTGCTCGACTGA